A window from Balearica regulorum gibbericeps isolate bBalReg1 chromosome 1, bBalReg1.pri, whole genome shotgun sequence encodes these proteins:
- the CREG2 gene encoding protein CREG2 isoform X3 yields the protein MSAGRRLPAWWWLPALLWGGAGGYVVVSSVSWPLPEGGTAADELHSSSTEEALPALLEEAGGLWKQSYPASAYREDAALGSGPAARRSGQGAAPSRMFSYRREGGGALGRAGTARFLARYNTWGFVATRAAQRKIQGMPYGNCLLLSDGPVNNSTGIPFFYVTPKDNTVADLLKNPMASLTLPEADGNFCRKNVIDPEDPRCARLTLTGQMVTVPPKEVEFAKQAMFSRHPVVRKWPRSYEWFFMKMNIEHIWLQSWYGEVSAIAVEEYLRAVPSKG from the exons ATGTCGGCGGGGCGGCGGCTGCCGGCGTGGTGGTGGCTGCCGGCGCTGCTGtggggcggcgcggggggctACGTGGTGGTCAGCTCGGTGTCCTGGCCCCTGCCCGAGGGGGGGACGGCGGCGGACGAGCTGCACAGCTCCTCCACCGAAGAAGCGCTCCCCGCGCTGCTGGAGGAAGCGGGAGGCCTCTGGAAGCAGAGCTACCCGGCCTCGGCTTACCGGGAGGACGCGGCCCTGGGCTCCgggccggcggcgcggcggtCGGGGCAGGGGGCCGCCCCCTCCAGGATGTTCTCCTACCGacgggagggcggcggggcgctgGGCCGCGCCGGGACCGCCCGCTTCCTCGCCCGCTACAACACCTGGGGCTTCGTGGCTACCCGGGCCGCGCAAAGAAAG ATCCAGGGTATGCCCTATGGGAACTGTTTACTTCTCAGTGACGGCCCTGTCAATAACAGCACTGGAATCCCTTTCTTTTACGTGACGCCAAAGGATAACACTGTGGCAGATCTCCTGAAGAATCCCATGGCTTCTCTGACCCTGCCAGAGGCAGACGGCAATTTCTGCAG aaaaaatgtaattgatCCAGAGGATCCAAGGTGCGCCAGGCTGACTCTCACGGGACAGATGGTCACGGTGCCTCCGAAGGAAGTGGAATTTGCCAAGCAAGCAATGTTTTCCAG GCACCCAGTGGTAAGAAAGTGGCCTCGCAGCTATGAGTGGTTCTTCATGAAAATGAACATTGAGCATATCTGGCTTCAAAGTTGGTATGGAGAAGTTTCTGCCATTGCAGTAGAAGAGTATTTAAGAGCAGTTCCAAGTAAAGGATGA
- the CREG2 gene encoding protein CREG2 isoform X6, giving the protein MSAGRRLPAWWWLPALLWGGAGGYVVVSSVSWPLPEGGTAADELHSSSTEEALPALLEEAGGLWKQSYPASAYREDAALGSGPAARRSGQGAAPSRMFSYRREGGGALGRAGTARFLARYNTWGFVATRAAQRKIQGMPYGNCLLLSDGPVNNSTGIPFFYVTPKDNTVADLLKNPMASLTLPEADGNFNGLQRWRMKITLRDTFSQKPGDRAWLVKAEISAAKGKPNKIPPSSLCEPI; this is encoded by the exons ATGTCGGCGGGGCGGCGGCTGCCGGCGTGGTGGTGGCTGCCGGCGCTGCTGtggggcggcgcggggggctACGTGGTGGTCAGCTCGGTGTCCTGGCCCCTGCCCGAGGGGGGGACGGCGGCGGACGAGCTGCACAGCTCCTCCACCGAAGAAGCGCTCCCCGCGCTGCTGGAGGAAGCGGGAGGCCTCTGGAAGCAGAGCTACCCGGCCTCGGCTTACCGGGAGGACGCGGCCCTGGGCTCCgggccggcggcgcggcggtCGGGGCAGGGGGCCGCCCCCTCCAGGATGTTCTCCTACCGacgggagggcggcggggcgctgGGCCGCGCCGGGACCGCCCGCTTCCTCGCCCGCTACAACACCTGGGGCTTCGTGGCTACCCGGGCCGCGCAAAGAAAG ATCCAGGGTATGCCCTATGGGAACTGTTTACTTCTCAGTGACGGCCCTGTCAATAACAGCACTGGAATCCCTTTCTTTTACGTGACGCCAAAGGATAACACTGTGGCAGATCTCCTGAAGAATCCCATGGCTTCTCTGACCCTGCCAGAGGCAGACGGCAATTT TAACGGGTTGCAGAGGTGGAGAATGAAGATAACACTCAGGGATACTTTTAGTCAGAAACCAGGAGACAGAGCATGGTTAGTCAAAGCAGAGATCTCAGCTGCAAAAGGGAAGCCTAACAAAATCCCACCATCATCGCTTTGTGAGCCAATATAG
- the CREG2 gene encoding protein CREG2 isoform X2, with protein sequence MSAGRRLPAWWWLPALLWGGAGGYVVVSSVSWPLPEGGTAADELHSSSTEEALPALLEEAGGLWKQSYPASAYREDAALGSGPAARRSGQGAAPSRMFSYRREGGGALGRAGTARFLARYNTWGFVATRAAQRKIQGMPYGNCLLLSDGPVNNSTGIPFFYVTPKDNTVADLLKNPMASLTLPEADGNFCSRSDFRLTPHSQGMEIMASSCNVKHLIGTFHRNVCQERASAGSVTMKKRRRVSGLCCQCLGLPVPSTARSTGCAASNTASLLPLPRAARASLRGALYLLR encoded by the exons ATGTCGGCGGGGCGGCGGCTGCCGGCGTGGTGGTGGCTGCCGGCGCTGCTGtggggcggcgcggggggctACGTGGTGGTCAGCTCGGTGTCCTGGCCCCTGCCCGAGGGGGGGACGGCGGCGGACGAGCTGCACAGCTCCTCCACCGAAGAAGCGCTCCCCGCGCTGCTGGAGGAAGCGGGAGGCCTCTGGAAGCAGAGCTACCCGGCCTCGGCTTACCGGGAGGACGCGGCCCTGGGCTCCgggccggcggcgcggcggtCGGGGCAGGGGGCCGCCCCCTCCAGGATGTTCTCCTACCGacgggagggcggcggggcgctgGGCCGCGCCGGGACCGCCCGCTTCCTCGCCCGCTACAACACCTGGGGCTTCGTGGCTACCCGGGCCGCGCAAAGAAAG ATCCAGGGTATGCCCTATGGGAACTGTTTACTTCTCAGTGACGGCCCTGTCAATAACAGCACTGGAATCCCTTTCTTTTACGTGACGCCAAAGGATAACACTGTGGCAGATCTCCTGAAGAATCCCATGGCTTCTCTGACCCTGCCAGAGGCAGACGGCAATTTCTGCAG TAGGAGTGATTTCAGGCTCACACCCCACTCCCAAGGAATGGAAATCATGGCTTCCTCTTGCAACGTCAAACACCTAATAGGGACCTTCCATCGCAACGTTTGCCAAG AGAGGGCTTCTGCGGGCAGCGTgacaatgaagaaaagaagaagggtGTCCGGGCTCTGCTGCCAGTGTTTGGGGTTGCCTGTCCCCAGCACCGCCCGCAGCACTGGATGTGCTGCCAGTAACACGGCCAGCTTGCTACCTCTGCCACGGGCGGCCCGAGCATCCCTTCGGGGTGCGCTCTACCTGCTGAGATAG
- the CREG2 gene encoding protein CREG2 isoform X1 codes for MSAGRRLPAWWWLPALLWGGAGGYVVVSSVSWPLPEGGTAADELHSSSTEEALPALLEEAGGLWKQSYPASAYREDAALGSGPAARRSGQGAAPSRMFSYRREGGGALGRAGTARFLARYNTWGFVATRAAQRKIQGMPYGNCLLLSDGPVNNSTGIPFFYVTPKDNTVADLLKNPMASLTLPEADGNFCSSRSDFRLTPHSQGMEIMASSCNVKHLIGTFHRNVCQERASAGSVTMKKRRRVSGLCCQCLGLPVPSTARSTGCAASNTASLLPLPRAARASLRGALYLLR; via the exons ATGTCGGCGGGGCGGCGGCTGCCGGCGTGGTGGTGGCTGCCGGCGCTGCTGtggggcggcgcggggggctACGTGGTGGTCAGCTCGGTGTCCTGGCCCCTGCCCGAGGGGGGGACGGCGGCGGACGAGCTGCACAGCTCCTCCACCGAAGAAGCGCTCCCCGCGCTGCTGGAGGAAGCGGGAGGCCTCTGGAAGCAGAGCTACCCGGCCTCGGCTTACCGGGAGGACGCGGCCCTGGGCTCCgggccggcggcgcggcggtCGGGGCAGGGGGCCGCCCCCTCCAGGATGTTCTCCTACCGacgggagggcggcggggcgctgGGCCGCGCCGGGACCGCCCGCTTCCTCGCCCGCTACAACACCTGGGGCTTCGTGGCTACCCGGGCCGCGCAAAGAAAG ATCCAGGGTATGCCCTATGGGAACTGTTTACTTCTCAGTGACGGCCCTGTCAATAACAGCACTGGAATCCCTTTCTTTTACGTGACGCCAAAGGATAACACTGTGGCAGATCTCCTGAAGAATCCCATGGCTTCTCTGACCCTGCCAGAGGCAGACGGCAATTTCTGCAG CAGTAGGAGTGATTTCAGGCTCACACCCCACTCCCAAGGAATGGAAATCATGGCTTCCTCTTGCAACGTCAAACACCTAATAGGGACCTTCCATCGCAACGTTTGCCAAG AGAGGGCTTCTGCGGGCAGCGTgacaatgaagaaaagaagaagggtGTCCGGGCTCTGCTGCCAGTGTTTGGGGTTGCCTGTCCCCAGCACCGCCCGCAGCACTGGATGTGCTGCCAGTAACACGGCCAGCTTGCTACCTCTGCCACGGGCGGCCCGAGCATCCCTTCGGGGTGCGCTCTACCTGCTGAGATAG
- the CREG2 gene encoding protein CREG2 isoform X5 codes for MSAGRRLPAWWWLPALLWGGAGGYVVVSSVSWPLPEGGTAADELHSSSTEEALPALLEEAGGLWKQSYPASAYREDAALGSGPAARRSGQGAAPSRMFSYRREGGGALGRAGTARFLARYNTWGFVATRAAQRKIQGMPYGNCLLLSDGPVNNSTGIPFFYVTPKDNTVADLLKNPMASLTLPEADGNFCRLTPHSQGMEIMASSCNVKHLIGTFHRNVCQALHSVLPFPHREGFCGQRDNEEKKKGVRALLPVFGVACPQHRPQHWMCCQ; via the exons ATGTCGGCGGGGCGGCGGCTGCCGGCGTGGTGGTGGCTGCCGGCGCTGCTGtggggcggcgcggggggctACGTGGTGGTCAGCTCGGTGTCCTGGCCCCTGCCCGAGGGGGGGACGGCGGCGGACGAGCTGCACAGCTCCTCCACCGAAGAAGCGCTCCCCGCGCTGCTGGAGGAAGCGGGAGGCCTCTGGAAGCAGAGCTACCCGGCCTCGGCTTACCGGGAGGACGCGGCCCTGGGCTCCgggccggcggcgcggcggtCGGGGCAGGGGGCCGCCCCCTCCAGGATGTTCTCCTACCGacgggagggcggcggggcgctgGGCCGCGCCGGGACCGCCCGCTTCCTCGCCCGCTACAACACCTGGGGCTTCGTGGCTACCCGGGCCGCGCAAAGAAAG ATCCAGGGTATGCCCTATGGGAACTGTTTACTTCTCAGTGACGGCCCTGTCAATAACAGCACTGGAATCCCTTTCTTTTACGTGACGCCAAAGGATAACACTGTGGCAGATCTCCTGAAGAATCCCATGGCTTCTCTGACCCTGCCAGAGGCAGACGGCAATTTCTGCAG GCTCACACCCCACTCCCAAGGAATGGAAATCATGGCTTCCTCTTGCAACGTCAAACACCTAATAGGGACCTTCCATCGCAACGTTTGCCAAG CCCTGCACAGCGTCCTACCGTTCCCCCACAGAGAGGGCTTCTGCGGGCAGCGTgacaatgaagaaaagaagaagggtGTCCGGGCTCTGCTGCCAGTGTTTGGGGTTGCCTGTCCCCAGCACCGCCCGCAGCACTGGATGTGCTGCCAGTAA
- the CREG2 gene encoding protein CREG2 isoform X4 translates to MSAGRRLPAWWWLPALLWGGAGGYVVVSSVSWPLPEGGTAADELHSSSTEEALPALLEEAGGLWKQSYPASAYREDAALGSGPAARRSGQGAAPSRMFSYRREGGGALGRAGTARFLARYNTWGFVATRAAQRKIQGMPYGNCLLLSDGPVNNSTGIPFFYVTPKDNTVADLLKNPMASLTLPEADGNFCSSRSDFRLTPHSQGMEIMASSCNVKHLIGTFHRNVCQALHSVLPFPHREGFCGQRDNEEKKKGVRALLPVFGVACPQHRPQHWMCCQ, encoded by the exons ATGTCGGCGGGGCGGCGGCTGCCGGCGTGGTGGTGGCTGCCGGCGCTGCTGtggggcggcgcggggggctACGTGGTGGTCAGCTCGGTGTCCTGGCCCCTGCCCGAGGGGGGGACGGCGGCGGACGAGCTGCACAGCTCCTCCACCGAAGAAGCGCTCCCCGCGCTGCTGGAGGAAGCGGGAGGCCTCTGGAAGCAGAGCTACCCGGCCTCGGCTTACCGGGAGGACGCGGCCCTGGGCTCCgggccggcggcgcggcggtCGGGGCAGGGGGCCGCCCCCTCCAGGATGTTCTCCTACCGacgggagggcggcggggcgctgGGCCGCGCCGGGACCGCCCGCTTCCTCGCCCGCTACAACACCTGGGGCTTCGTGGCTACCCGGGCCGCGCAAAGAAAG ATCCAGGGTATGCCCTATGGGAACTGTTTACTTCTCAGTGACGGCCCTGTCAATAACAGCACTGGAATCCCTTTCTTTTACGTGACGCCAAAGGATAACACTGTGGCAGATCTCCTGAAGAATCCCATGGCTTCTCTGACCCTGCCAGAGGCAGACGGCAATTTCTGCAG CAGTAGGAGTGATTTCAGGCTCACACCCCACTCCCAAGGAATGGAAATCATGGCTTCCTCTTGCAACGTCAAACACCTAATAGGGACCTTCCATCGCAACGTTTGCCAAG CCCTGCACAGCGTCCTACCGTTCCCCCACAGAGAGGGCTTCTGCGGGCAGCGTgacaatgaagaaaagaagaagggtGTCCGGGCTCTGCTGCCAGTGTTTGGGGTTGCCTGTCCCCAGCACCGCCCGCAGCACTGGATGTGCTGCCAGTAA